From the genome of Streptomyces sp. V1I1, one region includes:
- a CDS encoding TrkA family potassium uptake protein, producing MHIVIMGCGRVGAALAQTLEQQGHTVAVVDQDPTAFRRLGSGFGGRRVTGVGFDQDTLREAGIEEAGAFAAVSSGDNSNIIAARVAREMFGIENVAARIYDPRRAEVYQRLGIPTVATVRWTADQMLRRLLPSGAEPLWRDPSGGVQLAEVHTSPSWIGHKVSTLQEETGVRVAFLTRLGEAVLPTSQTVLQEGDLVHVMMRTDEIEKVEAAFAEGPEEGGH from the coding sequence GTGCACATCGTCATCATGGGATGCGGGCGAGTGGGAGCCGCTCTCGCGCAGACCCTGGAGCAGCAGGGGCATACGGTCGCCGTCGTCGACCAGGACCCCACGGCCTTCCGCCGCTTGGGCTCCGGGTTCGGCGGCCGCCGCGTCACCGGAGTCGGTTTCGACCAGGACACTCTGCGTGAGGCGGGGATCGAGGAAGCCGGTGCCTTCGCCGCGGTCAGCAGCGGCGACAACTCCAACATCATCGCCGCGCGGGTGGCTCGCGAGATGTTCGGCATCGAGAACGTCGCGGCTCGTATCTACGACCCGCGGCGTGCCGAGGTGTACCAGCGCCTTGGCATCCCGACTGTCGCCACTGTCCGCTGGACGGCCGACCAGATGCTGCGGCGGCTGCTGCCGTCCGGCGCGGAGCCGCTGTGGCGGGACCCGAGCGGCGGGGTGCAGCTGGCGGAGGTGCACACCTCGCCGTCCTGGATAGGGCACAAGGTCAGCACGCTGCAGGAGGAGACGGGCGTGCGCGTCGCCTTCCTCACCCGGCTGGGGGAAGCGGTTCTGCCGACGTCGCAGACCGTGTTGCAGGAGGGCGACCTCGTCCACGTGATGATGCGTACGGACGAGATCGAGAAGGTCGAGGCGGCCTTCGCCGAGGGCCCTGAGGAAGGCGGTCACTGA
- a CDS encoding thioesterase II family protein, whose product MSRIRERGWVRSMIAGDPAGVGVVCFPHSGGSGVAFGEWSAAVPPGVSLMAVQYPGRGDRFGEPPVDDVAAMAGCVAAELLRLPPGDHVLFGHSLGALVAYETALLLRDAGEEPRALCVSAALPPGSMTNRGVHLAPDDEFWSTLCALGGIEPAVAENAELRDLLLPVIRSDLRAHATYRPRPGTRPLSCPVRSYHGAGDPLVEQDQLAGWASVTSGGFSGTVRPGGHFHVTTDVAELVADVLSQGPK is encoded by the coding sequence ATGAGCCGGATACGGGAACGCGGCTGGGTGCGGTCGATGATCGCCGGTGACCCTGCCGGCGTCGGGGTGGTGTGCTTCCCGCACTCGGGGGGATCGGGAGTCGCATTCGGCGAGTGGTCCGCCGCGGTGCCGCCCGGTGTGTCGCTGATGGCCGTCCAGTACCCGGGCCGCGGCGACCGCTTCGGAGAGCCGCCCGTGGACGACGTGGCCGCGATGGCCGGCTGCGTGGCGGCGGAGCTGCTGCGGTTGCCGCCGGGCGACCACGTGCTGTTCGGGCACAGTCTCGGGGCGCTGGTCGCCTACGAGACCGCTCTGCTGCTGCGGGACGCCGGTGAGGAACCCCGGGCGCTCTGCGTGTCCGCCGCACTGCCGCCCGGATCCATGACCAACAGGGGTGTCCACCTGGCGCCCGACGACGAGTTCTGGTCGACCCTGTGCGCGCTGGGCGGCATCGAGCCCGCGGTCGCCGAGAACGCCGAGCTGCGCGACCTCCTCCTGCCCGTCATCCGCTCGGACCTGCGGGCCCACGCGACCTACCGGCCCCGCCCCGGCACCCGTCCGCTGTCCTGTCCCGTGCGCAGCTACCACGGCGCGGGCGACCCGCTGGTGGAGCAGGACCAGCTGGCGGGGTGGGCGAGCGTCACCTCCGGCGGCTTTTCGGGGACCGTGCGGCCGGGCGGGCACTTCCACGTGACGACCGACGTCGCGGAACTCGTCGCGGACGTGCTGAGCCAGGGCCCGAAGTGA
- a CDS encoding class I SAM-dependent RNA methyltransferase — protein MQNASESSLVGEEYEVEVGPVAHGGHCIARTEEGQVLFVRHTLPGEKIVARVTEGEVDSRFLRADAVRIIEASKDRVEAPCPYSGPGKCGGCDWQHAKPGAQRRFKGEVIAEQLQRLAGLTPEEAGWDGTVMPAPGDKLPAGEVPAWRTRVQYAIDTEGRAGLRKHRSHDVQPIDHCMIAAPGVTELGIEKQDWPQMATVEAIAATGSSDRQVILTPREGGRLPLVELDKPVSVLRVDERDGGVHRVHGRAFVRERADERTYRVGMGGFWQVHPQAADLLVKAVMQGLLPRKGDMALDLYCGVGLFAGAIADRVGEKGAVLGIESTKRAVEDARHNLQDFERVRIEHGKVEQVLPRTKITEVDLIVLDPPRAGAGKQTVKHLAALGARRIAYVACDPAALARDLAYFREGGYKPRTLRAFDLFPMTSHVECVAILEPATKSL, from the coding sequence ATGCAGAACGCATCCGAGTCTTCGCTGGTCGGGGAGGAGTACGAGGTCGAGGTCGGCCCCGTCGCGCACGGCGGTCACTGCATCGCCCGCACCGAGGAGGGGCAGGTGCTGTTCGTACGGCACACGCTGCCCGGCGAGAAGATCGTGGCCCGCGTCACCGAGGGCGAGGTGGACTCCCGCTTTCTGCGCGCCGACGCCGTACGGATCATCGAGGCGTCCAAGGACCGTGTCGAGGCTCCCTGCCCGTACTCCGGCCCGGGCAAGTGCGGCGGCTGCGACTGGCAGCACGCCAAGCCGGGCGCGCAGCGGCGGTTCAAGGGCGAGGTGATCGCCGAACAGCTGCAGCGGCTCGCGGGTCTCACTCCCGAGGAGGCAGGCTGGGACGGCACTGTCATGCCGGCGCCGGGCGACAAGCTGCCGGCGGGCGAGGTGCCCGCGTGGCGCACGCGCGTGCAGTACGCGATCGACACGGAGGGCCGCGCGGGCCTGCGCAAGCACCGCTCGCACGACGTTCAGCCGATCGACCACTGCATGATCGCCGCGCCTGGCGTCACCGAGCTCGGCATCGAGAAGCAGGACTGGCCGCAGATGGCCACGGTCGAGGCGATCGCGGCGACGGGTTCGAGCGACCGCCAGGTCATCCTCACCCCGCGCGAGGGCGGCCGGCTGCCGCTGGTCGAGCTCGACAAGCCGGTCTCGGTGCTGCGCGTGGACGAACGCGACGGCGGGGTGCACCGGGTGCACGGCCGCGCCTTCGTACGGGAGCGGGCCGACGAGCGTACGTACCGCGTCGGCATGGGCGGCTTCTGGCAGGTCCACCCGCAGGCAGCCGACCTCCTTGTGAAGGCGGTCATGCAGGGCCTGTTGCCGCGCAAGGGCGACATGGCGCTCGATCTGTACTGCGGTGTGGGCCTGTTCGCGGGCGCGATCGCCGACCGGGTGGGTGAGAAGGGCGCGGTACTCGGCATCGAATCGACCAAGCGCGCCGTCGAGGACGCCCGCCACAATCTCCAGGACTTCGAGCGTGTACGCATCGAACACGGCAAGGTCGAGCAGGTCCTGCCGCGCACCAAGATCACCGAGGTGGACCTGATCGTCCTCGACCCGCCGCGCGCGGGGGCGGGCAAGCAGACGGTGAAGCACCTCGCGGCCCTGGGCGCGCGGCGCATCGCGTACGTGGCCTGCGATCCGGCGGCGCTGGCGCGTGACCTGGCGTACTTCCGCGAGGGGGGCTACAAGCCGAGGACGCTGCGGGCGTTCGATCTGTTTCCGATGACGTCGCATGTGGAGTGCGTGGCGATTTTGGAGCCCGCCACGAAGAGCCTCTGA
- a CDS encoding antibiotic biosynthesis monooxygenase, with product MFVILFKSRLSEQAGEDYYATEERMQERVRAIAGSDPVEVKHYTGEDGERLAVMMWRDGETLDKWRCDPEHQVAQRLGRKHWYSAYELTVAEVVRTSAHDNESPAAAAEGPR from the coding sequence ATGTTCGTGATCCTGTTCAAGTCGCGCCTGTCCGAGCAGGCGGGCGAGGACTACTACGCCACCGAGGAGCGGATGCAGGAGCGGGTCCGCGCCATCGCCGGGTCCGACCCGGTGGAGGTCAAGCACTACACCGGGGAGGACGGCGAACGTCTCGCCGTCATGATGTGGCGGGACGGGGAGACGCTAGACAAGTGGCGCTGCGACCCCGAGCACCAGGTGGCGCAGCGACTGGGCAGGAAACACTGGTACTCCGCCTACGAGCTGACCGTCGCCGAGGTGGTCCGGACCAGCGCGCACGACAACGAAAGCCCGGCCGCAGCGGCGGAGGGGCCGCGCTAG
- a CDS encoding (2,3-dihydroxybenzoyl)adenylate synthase produces the protein MLDGFVHWPEQLAADLRRTGVWLGRPIGDLLHESCERNADRVAVVCGERRMTYAELSRRADRLAGGLIGLGIRPLDRVVVHLPNIPEFVVLVFALLRAGAIPVLALPGHRRAEIAHLCAHSGAVAYVVKDEFGGFDFRTIAREIPSVPHVIVSGDAQEFVSLESLDAQDVALPRVDASDPALFLLSGGTTGLPKLIPRTHDDYEYVMRASAEAMRVGPEVVYLAVNPVAHQAALACPGVFGSLLMGGKAVLTSSVRPDDVFSLIRREAVTVTTVVPSVLRLWADSGRPPGELSRLLIQVGSAPLDPALARRAAQELGCRIQRWYGISEGLLTHTRLDDPEEVAVNTDGRPMSPGDEVRIVDESGNPVPDGEAGEMQVRGPYTIRGYYRAPEENARSFTPEGFFRTGDLVRRRPDGNIMIVGRIKDVINRAGEKVSAEEVEQQLRTHPAVQDAAVIGVADTVLGERTYAFVVLNEADVRPSAMKEFLRGRGLATYKIPDRLIPMPQLPRTPMGKVDKKALRARIAASQR, from the coding sequence ATGCTTGACGGTTTTGTGCACTGGCCCGAACAGCTCGCGGCGGACCTGCGCCGGACAGGGGTCTGGCTCGGCCGGCCGATCGGTGACTTGTTGCACGAGTCGTGCGAACGGAACGCCGATCGCGTGGCCGTGGTGTGCGGCGAACGCCGGATGACCTACGCGGAGCTGTCCCGGCGGGCGGACCGGTTGGCGGGCGGCCTGATCGGACTGGGCATCAGGCCCCTGGACCGGGTGGTGGTGCACCTCCCCAACATCCCGGAGTTCGTCGTCCTGGTCTTCGCGCTGCTGCGGGCCGGAGCGATCCCCGTGCTGGCGCTGCCCGGTCACCGCAGGGCCGAGATCGCGCATCTGTGCGCTCACTCCGGGGCTGTTGCCTATGTGGTGAAGGACGAGTTCGGCGGGTTCGACTTCCGTACGATCGCCCGGGAGATCCCGTCGGTCCCGCACGTGATCGTCAGCGGCGACGCCCAGGAGTTCGTTTCGCTGGAGTCGCTGGACGCCCAGGACGTCGCGCTGCCCAGGGTGGACGCGTCCGACCCCGCGCTGTTCCTGCTCTCCGGGGGCACCACCGGACTGCCGAAGCTGATTCCCCGGACCCACGACGACTACGAGTACGTCATGCGGGCCAGCGCGGAGGCGATGCGGGTGGGCCCGGAGGTGGTGTACCTCGCCGTCAACCCGGTCGCGCACCAGGCGGCCCTCGCCTGTCCGGGCGTGTTCGGCAGTCTCCTGATGGGAGGGAAGGCGGTACTCACGTCGAGCGTGCGGCCCGACGACGTCTTCTCGCTGATCCGCCGCGAGGCAGTCACCGTGACCACGGTCGTGCCCTCGGTGCTGCGGCTGTGGGCCGATTCCGGACGACCGCCCGGCGAACTGTCCCGCCTGCTGATCCAGGTGGGCAGTGCCCCGCTCGACCCGGCCCTGGCGCGCCGCGCGGCCCAGGAGCTGGGCTGCCGGATCCAGCGGTGGTACGGCATCAGCGAGGGGCTGCTGACCCACACCCGGCTCGACGACCCGGAGGAGGTGGCCGTGAACACGGACGGCCGCCCGATGTCACCGGGCGACGAGGTCCGGATCGTCGACGAGTCCGGGAACCCGGTGCCCGACGGGGAGGCCGGCGAGATGCAGGTGCGCGGTCCGTACACGATCCGCGGGTACTACCGGGCTCCCGAGGAGAACGCCCGGTCGTTCACACCGGAAGGCTTCTTCCGCACCGGCGACCTCGTCCGGCGCAGGCCGGACGGCAACATCATGATCGTCGGCAGGATCAAGGACGTCATCAACCGGGCCGGCGAGAAGGTCTCCGCGGAGGAGGTGGAGCAGCAACTGCGCACCCACCCCGCCGTGCAGGACGCGGCCGTGATCGGCGTGGCGGACACCGTGCTCGGCGAGCGGACGTACGCCTTCGTCGTCCTCAACGAGGCGGACGTCCGCCCGTCCGCCATGAAGGAGTTCCTCAGAGGCCGCGGCCTGGCCACCTACAAGATCCCCGACCGGCTGATTCCGATGCCGCAGCTTCCGCGCACACCGATGGGGAAGGTCGACAAAAAGGCACTGCGCGCACGGATCGCCGCGTCACAACGCTGA
- a CDS encoding isocitrate/isopropylmalate dehydrogenase family protein translates to MTTIAVIPGDGIGPEVIEPALDVLDALRLGTRTDVLDRVNAETYLRTGTALTGADLDRIRSSQAALLGAVGDPRLSDTAYVRTVLTTLRLELDLYVNYRPARLLHDRLSPLRDPARRAIDCVIVRENTEGLYSGIGGGTRTGTPQEIAIDVDLSTHQGVSRVLEFAFSVARRSVCLVDKANAVRNGGQLWQRCWSEAVARHPYVETSHLYVDTAALRLATDPTAFDVVVTNNSYGDILSDLTAALAGGLGVAASANLNPVTGQGLFEPVHGSAPDIAGTGTANPFGAILSVALLVEHLGRTEEADAVRRAVAAAVAAGRVTPDLGGSLSTKEAGTAVLTELRRP, encoded by the coding sequence TTGACCACCATCGCCGTGATCCCCGGTGACGGCATCGGTCCCGAGGTGATCGAGCCGGCGCTGGACGTCCTCGACGCCCTCCGCCTCGGGACGCGTACGGACGTCCTGGACCGCGTCAACGCGGAGACGTACCTGCGCACCGGAACCGCGCTGACCGGAGCCGACCTCGACCGGATCAGGTCCAGCCAGGCGGCGCTCCTCGGCGCGGTCGGGGACCCCCGGCTCAGCGACACCGCGTACGTGCGTACGGTCCTCACCACCCTGCGCCTCGAACTCGACCTCTACGTCAACTACCGGCCCGCCAGGCTCCTGCACGACAGGCTCAGTCCGCTGCGCGACCCGGCCCGCCGGGCGATCGACTGCGTGATCGTCAGGGAGAACACCGAGGGGCTCTACAGCGGCATCGGCGGCGGTACGCGCACCGGGACCCCCCAGGAGATCGCCATCGACGTGGACCTCAGTACCCACCAAGGCGTCTCACGGGTGCTGGAGTTCGCGTTCTCCGTGGCGCGCAGGTCGGTGTGCCTCGTCGACAAGGCCAACGCCGTCCGCAACGGCGGACAGCTGTGGCAGCGGTGCTGGAGCGAGGCGGTCGCACGGCACCCGTACGTCGAGACGTCCCACCTCTACGTGGACACCGCCGCCCTGCGACTGGCCACCGATCCGACCGCCTTCGACGTCGTCGTCACCAACAACTCCTACGGCGACATCCTGAGCGACCTCACGGCCGCGCTGGCCGGCGGCCTCGGCGTGGCGGCTTCGGCGAACCTCAACCCCGTGACCGGACAAGGGCTCTTCGAGCCCGTGCACGGCAGCGCCCCGGACATCGCGGGTACCGGCACCGCCAACCCGTTCGGCGCGATCCTCTCCGTGGCCCTGCTGGTCGAGCACCTGGGCCGGACCGAGGAGGCGGACGCGGTCCGCCGGGCGGTCGCCGCGGCCGTCGCGGCGGGCCGCGTCACCCCCGATCTCGGCGGGTCCCTGAGTACGAAAGAGGCCGGCACCGCGGTCCTGACGGAACTGCGGCGGCCATAG
- a CDS encoding NAD(P)/FAD-dependent oxidoreductase, producing the protein MNGNGTDRTDGNPETVIVGAGLVGVVTALYLAPRFGPVTLLEKRADPRRNSGGQRRSLVVMLSARGWRALSDLGVADAVRRICVPLHGRCGHLPDGRTRMTPYSRDGQPIWAVERRRLHHILLDAAEATPGVRLRFGQRVGSVDPDEPAVVVEDRHGSHRLTCRRVLGCDGAHSAARAALEARGTRAEVRTLDLAYQEIDVPAGRLDPTITHYWPSGKAMFAAHPLPSGKLSGSLFMRLDGPAPSYAAARGGQDLYETFAAHFPELTGIIPDIAEQLATKAVSTLTAVRCDRWVWRDTFALLGDSCHAMAPFMGHGMNCGFEDARVLVDCLDASADWAAGLAAYEKSRTEDADAISRLSYRHYFTMAGPPREETAAEVLRGRLTVLFPDWFVPLYERCAFTEESYASVLRDDQRLDRLVADLLARYGTELVSAPDDRLRACIPSPNPTTATPEDSVCS; encoded by the coding sequence ATGAACGGGAACGGCACGGACCGCACGGACGGGAACCCGGAGACCGTCATCGTGGGGGCCGGTCTGGTGGGCGTGGTCACGGCTCTCTACCTGGCGCCCCGCTTCGGACCGGTCACCCTGCTGGAGAAACGGGCGGACCCCAGGCGGAACTCCGGTGGACAACGCCGGTCACTGGTCGTGATGCTGTCGGCGCGCGGCTGGCGCGCCCTGTCGGACCTGGGCGTCGCGGACGCCGTGCGCCGCATATGCGTCCCCCTGCATGGACGCTGCGGGCACCTGCCCGACGGCCGGACGCGCATGACCCCCTACAGCCGGGACGGACAGCCCATCTGGGCGGTGGAGCGCCGGCGGCTGCACCACATCCTGCTGGACGCCGCCGAGGCGACCCCCGGTGTGCGCCTCCGCTTCGGGCAGCGCGTGGGCTCGGTGGACCCGGACGAACCCGCAGTGGTGGTGGAGGACCGGCACGGCTCGCACCGGCTGACGTGCCGCCGCGTCCTCGGCTGCGACGGCGCGCATTCCGCCGCCCGGGCCGCCCTGGAGGCGCGCGGCACCCGGGCCGAGGTGCGCACGCTGGACCTTGCCTACCAGGAGATCGACGTACCGGCCGGCCGGCTGGACCCGACCATCACGCACTACTGGCCCTCCGGGAAGGCGATGTTCGCCGCGCACCCCCTGCCGTCGGGGAAGCTCTCGGGCTCCTTGTTCATGCGCCTCGACGGCCCCGCCCCGTCCTACGCGGCGGCCCGCGGCGGCCAGGACCTGTACGAGACGTTCGCCGCCCACTTCCCCGAGCTGACCGGGATCATCCCCGACATCGCGGAACAGCTCGCCACCAAGGCCGTCTCGACCCTCACGGCCGTCCGCTGCGACCGATGGGTCTGGCGAGACACCTTCGCGCTGCTCGGTGATTCCTGTCATGCGATGGCGCCCTTCATGGGGCACGGCATGAACTGCGGTTTCGAGGACGCCCGGGTCCTCGTCGACTGCCTCGACGCCTCCGCGGACTGGGCGGCGGGCCTGGCAGCCTACGAGAAGTCGCGGACCGAGGACGCCGACGCGATCTCCCGGCTCTCCTACCGGCACTACTTCACGATGGCCGGCCCACCGCGCGAGGAGACCGCTGCGGAGGTGCTGCGCGGGCGGCTGACGGTGCTGTTCCCCGACTGGTTCGTTCCGCTGTACGAGCGGTGCGCCTTCACCGAGGAGAGCTACGCCTCCGTACTGCGTGACGACCAGCGTCTGGACCGGCTCGTGGCGGATCTGTTGGCCCGGTACGGCACCGAGCTGGTCTCGGCGCCCGACGACCGACTGCGCGCCTGCATCCCTTCCCCCAACCCGACCACCGCCACCCCGGAGGACTCCGTATGTTCGTGA
- a CDS encoding APC family permease produces MSKLTDVPKRILIGRALRSDKLGETLLPKRIALPVFASDPLSSVAYAPGEVLLVLSIAGVSAYHFSPWIAVAVVVLMFTVVASYRQNVRAYPSGGGDYEVANTNLGPRAGLTVASALLVDYVLTVAVSIASGVENLGSAIPFVVEHKVPCAIAIIVLLTLMNLRGVRESGKLFAIPTYVFVAGVFIMIAWGAFRGIVLDDTMRAPTADLEIKPEHQGLAGFALIFLLLRAFSSGCAALTGVEAISNGVPAFRKPKSKNAATTLLLMGALAVTMFCGIIGLAMATDVRMAETPAHDLLRNGTPVGGDYVQNPVISQVAAAVFGDGTFFFVLLAAATALVLFLAANTAYNGFPLLGSILAQDRYLPRQLHTRGDRLAFSNGIVLLAGAAILLVWLYEADSTKLIQLYIVGVFVSFTLSQTGMVRHWNRHLKTEKDPAKRRAMIRSRAINTFGAFFTGLVLVVVLATKFTHGAWVALLGMVIFYGTMSAIRKHYDRVSEEIAAEEERPDDYVRPSRVHSIVLVSKIHKPTLRALAYAKLMRSDKLEAVSISVDPAETKALKEEWERRGINVPLKILDSPYREITRPVIDYVKGLRRESPRDVVSVIIPEYVVGHWYEHLLHNQSALRLKGRLLFTPGVMVTSVPYQLVSSEAAKKRARKRQEWNAPGSVRRGPVDQRPKEPSGKS; encoded by the coding sequence GTGTCCAAACTGACCGACGTGCCCAAACGGATCCTGATCGGCAGGGCGCTGCGCAGCGACAAGCTGGGGGAAACGCTTCTCCCTAAGCGCATCGCACTGCCCGTCTTCGCGTCCGACCCGCTGTCCTCGGTGGCGTACGCACCGGGCGAAGTCCTTCTGGTGCTCTCCATCGCGGGTGTGTCGGCCTATCACTTCAGCCCGTGGATCGCGGTCGCTGTCGTGGTGCTGATGTTCACGGTGGTCGCCTCCTACCGGCAGAACGTGCGCGCCTACCCCAGCGGCGGCGGCGACTACGAGGTCGCCAACACCAACCTCGGCCCCAGGGCCGGCCTCACCGTCGCCAGCGCCCTGCTCGTCGACTACGTCCTGACGGTGGCCGTGTCGATCGCCTCCGGAGTGGAGAACCTCGGCTCCGCGATCCCCTTCGTCGTCGAGCACAAGGTCCCCTGCGCCATCGCGATAATCGTCCTGCTGACGCTGATGAATCTGCGCGGCGTGAGGGAGTCGGGCAAGCTCTTCGCCATCCCGACGTACGTCTTCGTCGCCGGCGTCTTCATCATGATCGCGTGGGGCGCCTTCAGAGGCATCGTCCTCGACGACACCATGAGGGCCCCGACCGCCGACCTCGAGATCAAGCCCGAGCACCAGGGGCTGGCAGGCTTCGCGCTGATCTTCCTGCTGCTGCGGGCCTTCTCCTCCGGCTGTGCCGCGCTCACCGGCGTCGAGGCGATCAGCAACGGCGTCCCCGCCTTCCGCAAGCCCAAGAGCAAGAACGCCGCGACCACCCTGCTGCTCATGGGCGCCCTGGCCGTCACCATGTTCTGCGGCATCATCGGCCTGGCCATGGCAACCGATGTGAGGATGGCCGAGACGCCCGCGCACGACCTGCTCCGAAACGGCACCCCGGTCGGCGGCGACTACGTCCAGAACCCGGTGATCTCCCAGGTCGCGGCCGCCGTCTTCGGCGACGGCACGTTCTTCTTCGTACTGCTCGCCGCGGCCACCGCGCTGGTCCTGTTCCTGGCCGCCAACACCGCGTACAACGGCTTCCCGCTGCTCGGCTCGATCCTTGCGCAGGACCGCTATCTGCCGCGCCAGCTGCACACCCGCGGCGACCGGCTCGCCTTCTCCAACGGCATCGTGCTGCTGGCCGGCGCGGCCATCCTGCTGGTCTGGCTCTACGAGGCCGACTCGACCAAGCTGATCCAGCTCTACATCGTCGGCGTCTTCGTCTCCTTCACGCTCAGCCAGACCGGCATGGTGCGGCACTGGAACCGCCATCTGAAGACCGAGAAGGACCCGGCCAAGCGCCGCGCCATGATCCGCTCCCGCGCGATCAACACCTTTGGCGCGTTCTTCACGGGCCTGGTGCTGGTCGTCGTGCTCGCCACCAAGTTCACACACGGCGCATGGGTCGCGCTGCTCGGCATGGTGATCTTCTACGGGACGATGTCTGCGATCCGGAAGCACTACGACCGGGTCTCGGAGGAGATCGCCGCGGAGGAGGAGCGCCCCGACGACTATGTGCGCCCCTCCCGCGTGCACTCCATCGTTCTGGTCTCCAAGATCCACAAGCCGACTCTGCGCGCCCTCGCCTACGCCAAGCTGATGCGCTCCGACAAACTCGAAGCCGTCAGCATCAGCGTCGACCCTGCCGAGACGAAGGCGCTCAAGGAGGAGTGGGAGCGGCGCGGCATCAATGTGCCGCTGAAGATCCTCGACTCCCCGTACCGCGAGATCACCCGGCCCGTCATCGACTACGTCAAGGGGCTGCGGCGCGAAAGCCCGCGGGACGTGGTCAGCGTCATCATCCCCGAGTACGTGGTGGGGCACTGGTACGAGCATCTGCTGCACAACCAGAGCGCCTTGCGCCTCAAGGGGCGGCTGCTGTTCACACCCGGTGTGATGGTGACCTCGGTGCCGTACCAGCTGGTGTCCTCCGAGGCCGCGAAGAAGCGGGCGAGGAAGCGCCAGGAGTGGAACGCGCCGGGTTCGGTGCGGCGCGGGCCGGTGGACCAGCGCCCCAAGGAGCCCAGCGGCAAGAGCTGA
- a CDS encoding IS110 family transposase — protein MDVLHERCAGLDISKKDAKACVRTPSTKRRGSFTNETTTWGSTTHAVLALRDHLLAANVTLVVIEATSDYWKPFYYLLAEELNVILVNARQVKNLPGRKTDVSDAAWLAQLGAHGLVRPSFVPPQPVRELRDLTRARTQMTRERGQVVQRLEKLLEDTGIKLAAVASDITGVSGRAMLEALIAGERDPQTLAELAKRRLRNKIPELTEALTGRFRNHHAFLARLYLDQYDQLTGAIDQLTARIEEAMAPFRPTLELLDTIPGINQAVAEVILAETGGDMSRFASAKHLASWAGVCPGHHESAGRTKNTRVRPGNPYLKAALGLAAFGAVRTKDTYLQARYKRLTARRGPLRALVAVEHSIITAIWHMLTDNVPYQELGSTYFTQRDPERATRRAINQLNQLGYTVTLNPIETAA, from the coding sequence ATGGACGTGCTGCATGAACGCTGCGCGGGGCTGGACATCAGCAAGAAGGACGCCAAGGCGTGCGTGCGCACGCCGAGCACGAAACGCCGGGGCTCGTTCACCAACGAGACCACGACGTGGGGATCGACGACGCACGCAGTACTCGCCCTGCGCGATCACCTGCTGGCCGCGAACGTCACCCTGGTGGTGATCGAGGCGACCTCGGACTACTGGAAGCCGTTCTACTACCTGCTGGCCGAGGAGTTGAACGTGATCCTGGTCAACGCCCGGCAGGTCAAGAACCTGCCCGGCCGCAAGACCGACGTCTCCGACGCCGCCTGGCTGGCCCAGCTCGGCGCCCACGGCCTGGTCCGTCCCTCGTTCGTACCACCGCAGCCGGTGCGCGAACTGCGGGACCTGACCCGGGCCCGCACCCAGATGACCCGCGAGCGCGGACAGGTCGTCCAGCGGCTGGAGAAGCTGCTGGAGGACACCGGGATCAAACTCGCCGCGGTCGCCTCCGACATCACGGGCGTCTCCGGCCGGGCCATGCTCGAAGCCCTCATCGCCGGGGAACGCGACCCACAGACCCTCGCAGAACTGGCCAAGCGACGGCTCCGCAACAAGATTCCCGAACTCACCGAGGCCCTGACCGGCCGCTTCCGCAACCACCACGCGTTCCTGGCCCGGCTGTATCTGGACCAGTACGACCAGCTCACCGGTGCCATCGACCAGCTCACCGCACGGATCGAGGAGGCGATGGCCCCCTTTCGCCCCACGCTGGAACTGCTCGACACCATCCCCGGGATCAACCAGGCAGTCGCCGAGGTGATCCTCGCGGAGACCGGGGGTGACATGAGCCGGTTCGCCTCCGCCAAACACCTCGCCTCCTGGGCCGGGGTCTGCCCAGGACACCACGAGTCCGCCGGCCGCACCAAGAACACCAGGGTCCGCCCCGGCAACCCCTACCTCAAGGCGGCCCTCGGACTGGCCGCCTTCGGCGCGGTGAGAACCAAGGACACCTACCTGCAGGCCCGTTACAAGCGGCTCACCGCCCGCCGCGGCCCGCTGCGGGCCCTGGTCGCCGTCGAGCACTCGATCATCACCGCGATCTGGCACATGCTCACCGACAACGTCCCCTACCAGGAACTCGGCAGCACCTACTTCACCCAGCGCGACCCCGAACGCGCCACCCGCCGAGCGATCAACCAGCTCAACCAACTCGGCTACACCGTCACCCTCAACCCCATCGAGACCGCGGCCTGA